The following are from one region of the Phormidium ambiguum IAM M-71 genome:
- the arr gene encoding NAD(+)--rifampin ADP-ribosyltransferase translates to MAKCYEDLSDPGKAKKNYELATSFQDKPSDQGPFYHGTKADLSVGDLLSAGGNSNYKSELKMNHIYFTALVNGAGLAAALAKGDGRERVYIVEPTGEFENDPNVTNKKFPGNPTRSYRSQAPLEIVGEVTDWTRQTSEELQKWREKLANNKGEIIN, encoded by the coding sequence ATTGCTAAATGTTATGAAGACTTAAGCGACCCTGGCAAAGCAAAAAAGAATTATGAATTAGCCACTTCGTTTCAGGATAAACCTTCTGACCAAGGCCCTTTTTATCATGGGACGAAAGCAGATTTGTCGGTTGGCGATTTGCTGAGTGCAGGGGGCAATTCTAATTACAAATCTGAACTCAAAATGAATCACATTTATTTTACAGCCCTGGTTAACGGAGCGGGACTAGCTGCTGCATTAGCAAAAGGTGATGGACGTGAACGTGTTTATATCGTTGAACCGACAGGAGAGTTTGAAAATGACCCGAATGTTACAAACAAAAAATTTCCGGGCAATCCGACACGTTCATATCGCTCCCAAGCACCATTAGAAATCGTTGGCGAAGTAACAGATTGGACCCGACAAACATCTGAGGAACTCCAAAAATGGCGTGAAAAGTTGGCCAATAACAAAGGAGAAATTATTAATTAA
- a CDS encoding peptidoglycan-binding domain-containing protein, translating into MLKPLLTGSSVLLFLVAGTLSARAEDPPQGEYFYPEPTQPTQPLTGSVPIYDTLPQLSDGNLTEYAATDAIPVLQLGSRGIVVEDVQKFLQQAGLYKGTIDGIFGPQSQAAVAQFQTQARLTPDGIIGFDTWKALVYSQPS; encoded by the coding sequence ATGCTCAAACCACTTCTGACAGGTAGCTCTGTTTTACTGTTTTTGGTTGCAGGTACACTCTCTGCTAGAGCAGAAGATCCACCGCAAGGAGAATATTTCTACCCAGAACCAACACAACCAACCCAGCCGTTAACTGGATCGGTACCCATTTATGATACGCTGCCGCAGTTGAGTGATGGTAACTTGACGGAATACGCTGCTACAGATGCCATACCAGTTCTACAACTTGGCAGTCGCGGGATAGTGGTAGAGGATGTACAAAAATTTCTCCAGCAGGCGGGACTTTATAAAGGAACCATTGATGGTATTTTTGGCCCCCAATCACAGGCAGCCGTCGCACAATTTCAAACCCAGGCCAGACTTACTCCTGATGGGATTATTGGTTTTGATACTTGGAAAGCTCTGGTTTACTCACAACCAAGTTAA
- a CDS encoding NAD(P)/FAD-dependent oxidoreductase, with the protein MSGTGNSHAIVIGSSISGLLTARVLAKHYDQVTIVERDCLPEQPQARPGVPQASHVHALLTRGLEILLQLFPGLETELVAAGAVKVDWINDWLLYGIWGLAPRFASDVQSYTCSRHLLEWLIYSRLKEFQNIQWLQATQVTGLLFGANQYQVIGVKLRSRSEAQTENNSLQELTAELIVDATGRNSLLPKWLEANGYDSPKETVINSFLGYASRWYRQTENCEFDWQGITILAQPPKQKRGGVIYPVEGNRWVVTLGGIGRDYPSTDEAGFLEFARSLQSPIIYETIKNAQPLSEIYSFRATENRLRYYEKLSKYPEGLLAVGDAVCAFNPVYGQGMTVAAIGALTLDKCLSHKPSSNYHLSRYYYKQLAQQLQIPWLMATGEDLRWSTTSGGQLSAMSRFIQSYIDQVMRLGVNSPRLHQRFAQIAHLVKPPSALFAPPILAQVLLSLTRERMMKGSPNSLKL; encoded by the coding sequence ATGTCTGGAACCGGAAACAGTCACGCAATAGTTATTGGTAGTAGCATATCAGGACTACTCACAGCTAGAGTTTTAGCCAAACACTATGACCAAGTAACAATTGTGGAACGAGATTGCTTACCAGAACAACCCCAAGCTAGACCAGGAGTTCCCCAAGCTAGTCACGTTCACGCGTTACTAACTAGAGGACTAGAAATTCTCCTGCAACTATTTCCCGGTTTAGAAACTGAGCTAGTCGCAGCCGGAGCAGTTAAAGTAGATTGGATAAATGACTGGTTATTATATGGAATTTGGGGTTTAGCACCCAGGTTTGCTTCCGACGTGCAAAGTTATACTTGTAGTCGTCATTTACTAGAGTGGCTAATCTATAGTCGCCTCAAAGAATTCCAGAACATACAATGGCTCCAAGCAACTCAAGTAACAGGGTTATTGTTTGGGGCGAATCAATATCAGGTGATTGGAGTTAAGCTTCGCAGTCGAAGTGAAGCTCAAACAGAAAACAATAGTCTACAAGAATTAACAGCTGAGTTAATTGTGGATGCAACAGGTCGTAATTCTTTACTACCCAAATGGTTAGAGGCTAATGGCTACGATTCACCAAAAGAAACAGTGATTAATTCCTTTTTAGGTTATGCCAGTCGTTGGTATCGACAAACAGAAAACTGTGAATTTGATTGGCAAGGAATAACTATTTTAGCACAACCACCAAAACAAAAACGTGGTGGCGTAATCTATCCAGTAGAAGGAAATCGTTGGGTAGTAACGTTAGGTGGTATTGGTCGTGACTATCCATCAACTGATGAAGCGGGGTTTTTAGAATTTGCCCGTAGCCTCCAGAGTCCGATAATCTACGAAACTATCAAAAATGCTCAACCTTTGTCGGAAATTTATAGTTTCCGAGCTACAGAAAATCGGCTACGTTACTATGAGAAATTATCTAAATATCCAGAGGGATTGCTAGCAGTAGGAGATGCAGTGTGTGCTTTCAATCCCGTTTATGGTCAGGGGATGACGGTAGCTGCTATTGGTGCGTTAACTTTGGATAAATGTTTGAGCCACAAACCTAGCAGTAACTATCACCTGAGCCGATACTACTATAAACAACTGGCGCAACAATTACAAATACCTTGGCTGATGGCTACAGGTGAGGATTTGCGTTGGTCAACCACTAGCGGTGGACAACTCAGTGCTATGTCTCGATTTATCCAAAGTTACATAGACCAAGTGATGCGTTTGGGGGTCAATTCTCCACGATTACATCAAAGATTTGCACAAATCGCTCATCTGGTTAAGCCTCCAAGTGCTTTATTTGCACCACCAATTCTGGCGCAGGTTTTGTTAAGTTTAACTCGCGAACGGATGATGAAAGGTTCCCCGAACAGCTTAAAGCTATGA